The following are encoded in a window of Nomia melanderi isolate GNS246 chromosome 6, iyNomMela1, whole genome shotgun sequence genomic DNA:
- the Ero1L gene encoding endoplasmic reticulum oxidoreductin-1-like protein: MTVRPSENMFILLMLFTALIPSVVHSNYFGLNSEKNDQCFCKLKGSIDDCSCNVDTVDYFNNMKIYPRLQSLLVRDYFRFYKVNLKQECPFWPDDSKCAMRYCSVQPCQDEDIPDGLKGDMLKHIHFNESPVDKYKFSTQYDNCLHSAKDHNKELGYLNTTISSENYKDFELWQQYDDAQDNFCVKESSPGEYVDLLLNPERYTGYRGSSAHRIWRSIYMENCFRPENSPHNFIQSSKINGMCLEKRVFYRVISGLHASINIHLCSKYLLSSTDSLGILPTGGQWGPNLDEFKNRFSPETTGGEGPNWLKNLYFIYLLELRAVAKAAPYLEREEYYTGNKVQDNDTRLAINDILSVAKSFPEHFNESVMFTGGAEAKLLKEQFKQHFRNISRIMDCVGCDKCKLWGKLQIQGLGTALKILFSGKFDKWEPTLHNFHRKQFFLERSEIVALINALGRLSESIYELDRFRQMLR, from the exons ATGACAGTCAGACCCAGTGAGAACATGTTCATCCTTTTGATGCTGTTCACTGCGCTTATACCTTCTGTTGTACATAGCAATTATTTTGGACTGAACAGTGAAAAAAATGACCAGTGCTTCTGCAag ttgaaaGGTTCCATCGATGATTGCAGCTGCAATGTGGATACGgtagattattttaataacatgaAAATTTATCCAAGACTTCAAAGTCTTCTAGTCAGAGATTACTTCCGGTTTTATAAAGTGAATTTAAAACAAGAATGCCCGTTTTGGCCTGATGACAGTAAATGTGCTATGAGATATTGCAGTGTACAACCATGTCAAGAT GAAGACATTCCAGATGGGTTAAAAGGAGATATGTTAAAACATATTCATTTCAACGAAAGTCCTgtagataaatataaattcagcaCTCAATACGATAATTGTCTGCACAGTGCTAAAGATCATAACAAAGAGCTTGGTTATTTAAATACAACCATTAG ttcagaaaattataaagattttGAGTTGTGGCAGCAATATGACGATGCTCAAGATAATTTTTGTGTAAAAGAATCTAGTCCAGGAGAATATGTAGACCTTTTGCTCAACCCTGAGAGGTATACAGGCTATAGAGGATCCAGTGCACATAGAATATGGCGCAGTATTTACATGGAAAATTGTTTTAG acCAGAAAATTCACCTCacaattttattcaatcttCAAAAATAAATG GGATGTGCTTGGAAAAGAGAGTTTTTTATCGTGTTATATCAGGTCTTCATGCTAGTATTAACATTCATTTATGTTCGAAATACTTATTGTCATCAACAGACAGTCTAGGAATACTGCCCACTGGTGGTCAATGGGGGCCTAATTTAGATgagtttaaaaatagattttcaCCTGAAACAACTGGTGGTGAAGGTCCAAATTGgttaaaaaatttatactttatttacctACTTGAACTAAGGGCTGTAGCTAAAGCTGCACCATATTTAGAGCGAGAAGAATATTATACCGGCAATAAAGTACAAGATAACGACACACGTCTAgcaataaatgatattttaagtGTTGCTAA GTCATTTCCAGAACACTTCAATGAAAGTGTCATGTTTACTGGTGGAGCAGAAGCTAAACTTTTAAAAGAGCAATTCAAGCAACATTTCAGAAATATCTCCCGCATTATGGATTGCGTAGGATGCGACAAGTGTAAACTTTGGGGAAAACTTCAAATACAAGGGTTGGGTACagcattgaaaattttattctcagGAAAATTCGATAAATGGGAACCAACATTACATAACTTTCATAGAAAACAGTTCTTCTTAGAAAGAAGCGAAATTGTTGCTCTAATAAATGCTTTGGGAAG atTATCAGAGAGTATCTATGAATTGGATAGATTTAGACAAATGTTAAGATAG
- the LOC116430152 gene encoding tubulin polyglutamylase TTLL13-like isoform X3: protein MYHDLGTDRFASRSFVRGHRHGISQGQRGRLFDEIEEEEEEETEVSDDMHQQLQIRSGEAGSGAFRDEGGHRGQQLEPLLDGLERQRGTGQGHEEVPESQPLPRNDGDLQEGFARAEPEPYAEALPKGLQFLPEDLVFPSGLRRRGGLREAETLEDLHRQARHRLPGPRNLLDQELEGRQAHRTYDMPSPFLVDGYKFDLRIYALITSCDPLRVYVYNDGLARFATSRYKEPNGHNTSNVFMHLTNYAVNKHSRMYVIDEEVGSKRKISTLNKWLRTKDVDVNELCQRIDEIIIKTISAAYPILKHSYHTCFPTHDKTYACFELLGFDVLIDWKLKPYLLEVNHSPSFHTDAQIDKDIKEGLLMDTFAMLNLQQCDKKKIIEEDRKRVRDRLLQGISCKEASTNDATAIAARLEKPEEDFLERQFQWEDEHMGNFRRIYPCAGLEKYDSFFKQNSISVFQDTVASRAREEASRIQKEESEVRPLLGDARARKITVRGSFDVQAKLKEQESKKMAGKSSDSKLHPESPNVAYGHKSVSTSSAPSGNREGSRSAAAAKRRSAPSNTKKQPANTLYSFEPEIICESEERERVTALAQRDFLIKSYGMLEQIYMAMKRNGTLRPIDEKKYGLYGRLGYKENGSNAAALCRQKSYRHQQNAMETDYSAQYSLKGRAPADDATITNTGKAIAHKWC, encoded by the exons ATGTATCATGATCTCGGGACGGACCGATTTGCCAGCCGATCTTTCGTTCGCGGACACCGACACGGAATCTCGCAAGGACAACGCGGACGGCTCTTCGACGaaatcgaagaagaagaagaagaagagacggAG GTATCTGACGATATGCACCAGCAACTGCAAATACGAAGCGGTGAGGCGGGTAGCGGCGCGTTTCGGGATGAAGGAGGTCACCGAGGACAGCAGCTGGAACCTCTATTGGACGGACTTGAGCGTCAGCGTGGAACGGGCCAAGGACATGAAGAGGTACCAGAAAGTCAACCACTTCCCCGGAATGACGGAGATCTGCAGGAAGGATTTGCTCGCGCGGAACCTGAACCGTATGCTGAAGCTCTTCCCAAAGGATTACAATTTCTTCCCGAAGACCTGGTGTTTCCCAGCGGA CTACGGCGACGCGGTGGCCTACGCGAAGCTGAGACGCTCGAAGACCTTCATCGTCAAGCCCGACACCGGCTGCCAGGGCCGCGGAATCTACTTGACCAAGAACTTGAAGGACGTCAAGCCCACCGAACGTATGATATGCCAAGT CCTTTCCTGGTCGACGGTTACAAGTTCGACCTCCGCATCTACGCTCTGATCACCTCCTGCGATCCCCTGAGAGTGTACGTGTACAACGACGGCCTAGCCAG ATTCGCGACGAGCAGGTACAAGGAACCGAACGGACACAACACGTCGAACGTGTTCATGCACCTGACCAATTACGCCGTTAACAAGCACAGCCGAATGTACGTTATCGACGAGGAGGTTGGCAGTAAAAG GAAGATCTCCACCTTGAACAAGTGGCTGAGAACGAAGGACGTCGACGTGAATGAACTGTGCCAGAGGATCGACGagattataataaaaacgatTTCGGCCGCGTACCCGATCCTGAAGCACAGCTACCACACGTGTTTCCCTACGCACGACAAAACGTACGCGTGTTTCGAGCTGCTGGGCTTCGACGTGCTGATCGACTGGAAGCTGAAACCGTATCTTTTGGAG GTGAACCACTCGCCGAGTTTCCACACGGACGCGCAAATCGACAAGGACATAAAGGAGGGTTTGCTGATGGACACGTTCGCGATGCTGAACCTGCAGCAGTGCGACAAGAAGAAGATCATCGAGGAGGACAGGAAACGGGTCAGGGACCGATTGCTGCAGGGAATAAGCTGCAAGGAAGCCAG CACGAACGACGCGACGGCGATCGCGGCGAGGCTCGAGAAACCGGAAGAAGATTTTCTGGAGCGGCAGTTTCAATGGGAGGACGAGCACATGGGCAATTTCCGTCGGATCTATCCGTGCGCGGGCCTGGAGAAGTACGACTCGTTCTTCAAGCAGAACAGCATCTCCGTCTTCCAAGACACGGTGGCGTCGCGCGCCAGAGAGGAAGCCTCGAGGATCCAGAAGGAGGAGAGTGAGGTTCGTCCACTCCTCGGCGACGCGCGCGCCAGAAAAATAACGGTTCGGGGCTCGTTCGACGTCCAGGCGAAGCTCAAGGAACAAGAGAGCAAGAAGATGGCCGGGAAATCGAGCGACTCCAAGTTACATCCGGAGAGTCCGAACGTGGCGTACGGTCATAAGTCGGTGTCGACGTCCTCGGCGCCCTCCGGCAATCGGGAGGGGAGCAGATCGGCGGCTGCGGCGAAGAGACGGTCTGCGCCCTCGAAC ACGAAGAAACAACCGGCGAACACTTTGTATTCGTTCGAGCCGGAGATAATCTGCGAGTCCGAGGAACGGGAGCGCGTCACGGCGCTGGCTCAGCGCGACTTCCTGATCAAGAGCTACGGCATGCTCGAGCAAATCTACATGGCGATGAAAAGGAACGGCACGCTGCGGCCCATCGACGAGAAGAAGTACGGGCTGTACGGGAGACTCGGCTACAAGGAGAACGGGAGCAACGCCGCGGCTCTTTGTAGACAGAAATCTTACCGCCACCAGCAAAACGCGATGGAGACCGATTACTCGGCGCAGTATTCCTTGAAA
- the LOC116430153 gene encoding D-aspartate oxidase, whose product MRVAVVGAGIIGMTSALAVKTAFPRLDVHVFAAEFSPDTTGDGSAGLWCPYLFGETPLDKVLKWAGAAYRWMDECWRAGLASEMGIALLPIYRLTSDPRGYSDSTWTKLVHGARKLTPEQLRRLNDEHGSSYREGWMFMTYTAEPILLLPWLTEKFVAAGGELRKREVHAFHELVADGYDLIVNCSGLGARLLAADSTVQPIRGQVARVTASGMMHAYIVEDEDMYCVIPNFEKTILGGTHQENDYDCTPRAEDSKFIYDGCSRMLPALKGIEPGTEWVGLRPGRLSVRLEPEVVESPRGGKFTVIHNYGHGGSGVTLSWGCAMDVVAIVRNILGLELPLSSHL is encoded by the exons ATGAGAGTAGCGGTGGTGGGCGCCGGGATAATCGGTATGACGAGCGCGCTCGCGGTGAAAACCGCTTTCCCGCGACTCGACGTGCACGTATTCGCGGCGGAATTTTCCCCGGATACCACTGGCGACGGAAGCGCCGGGCTCTGGTGCCCTTACCTCTTCGGCGAAACGCCTCTCGACAAAGTACT AAAATGGGCTGGGGCCGCGTACCGATGGATGGACGAGTGTTGGAGAGCGGGCCTGGCCTCGGAGATGGGAATCGCGTTGCTGCCGATTTATCGGTTGACCAGCGATCCTCGCGGATACTCGGATTCCACCTGGACCAAGCTGGTGCACGGCGCGCGGAAGCTGACGCCCGAACAATTGAGGAGACTGAACGACGAGCACGGGTCGAGTTACAG GGAAGGATGGATGTTCATGACGTACACCGCCGAACCGATTCTCCTGTTGCCCTGGCTCACCGAGAAGTTCGTCGCGGCCGGCGGGGAACTTCGGAAAAGGGAGGTCCACGCGTTTCACGAGCTCGTCGCCGACGGATACGATTTGATCGTCAACTGCAGCGGTCTCGGAGCACGCCTCCTCGCCGCTGATAGCACGGTTCAGCCCATCAGGGGTCAAGTGGCTAGA GTGACAGCGTCCGGGATGATGCACGCTTACATCGTGGAGGACGAAGACATGTACTGCGTAATACCGAA CTTCGAAAAGACGATTTTGGGCGGGACGCACCAGGAGAACGATTACGATTGCACGCCACGCGCCGAGGACTCAAAGTTCATTTACGACGGTTGCAGTCGAATGTTGCCCGCACTGAAG GGCATCGAACCAGGGACGGAGTGGGTCGGCCTCCGACCCGGAAGACTCAGCGTCCGCCTCGAACCCGAGGTCGTCGAGTCTCCTCGAGGAGGGAAATTCACG GTGATACACAACTACGGGCACGGCGGAAGCGGTGTAACGCTCAGTTGGGGCTGCGCTATGGACGTCGTCGCGATCGTTCGGAATATTCTGGGATTGGAATTGCCTTTGTCGTCGCATTTGTAA
- the LOC116430152 gene encoding tubulin polyglutamylase TTLL13-like isoform X1: protein MSVAGHNHKRPSTSNREREVAEKRDIANETIIGDSDVSGEARSCDVHRDRCKKLAVSDDSAERDRETTARETPAERKDEKADLSFADTDTESRKDNADGSSTKSKKKKKKRRRYLTICTSNCKYEAVRRVAARFGMKEVTEDSSWNLYWTDLSVSVERAKDMKRYQKVNHFPGMTEICRKDLLARNLNRMLKLFPKDYNFFPKTWCFPADYGDAVAYAKLRRSKTFIVKPDTGCQGRGIYLTKNLKDVKPTERMICQVYVARPFLVDGYKFDLRIYALITSCDPLRVYVYNDGLARFATSRYKEPNGHNTSNVFMHLTNYAVNKHSRMYVIDEEVGSKRKISTLNKWLRTKDVDVNELCQRIDEIIIKTISAAYPILKHSYHTCFPTHDKTYACFELLGFDVLIDWKLKPYLLEVNHSPSFHTDAQIDKDIKEGLLMDTFAMLNLQQCDKKKIIEEDRKRVRDRLLQGISCKEASTNDATAIAARLEKPEEDFLERQFQWEDEHMGNFRRIYPCAGLEKYDSFFKQNSISVFQDTVASRAREEASRIQKEESEVRPLLGDARARKITVRGSFDVQAKLKEQESKKMAGKSSDSKLHPESPNVAYGHKSVSTSSAPSGNREGSRSAAAAKRRSAPSNTKKQPANTLYSFEPEIICESEERERVTALAQRDFLIKSYGMLEQIYMAMKRNGTLRPIDEKKYGLYGRLGYKENGSNAAALCRQKSYRHQQNAMETDYSAQYSLKGRAPADDATITNTGKAIAHKWC from the exons ATGAGCGTCGCTGGGCACAACCACAAACGTCCCTCGACGTCGAATCGGGAACGGGAAGTCGCCGAGAAAAGAGATATCGCGAACGAGACGATCATCGGCGACTCCGATGTCAGCGGCGAGGCGCGATCGTGCGACGTTCACCGAGATCGGTGCAAGAAACTCGCGGTGTCCGACGATTCGGCTGAACGCGATCGAGAAACGACCGCTCGCGAAACTCCGGCCGAGAGAAAAGACGAGAAAG CCGATCTTTCGTTCGCGGACACCGACACGGAATCTCGCAAGGACAACGCGGACGGCTCTTCGACGaaatcgaagaagaagaagaagaagagacggAG GTATCTGACGATATGCACCAGCAACTGCAAATACGAAGCGGTGAGGCGGGTAGCGGCGCGTTTCGGGATGAAGGAGGTCACCGAGGACAGCAGCTGGAACCTCTATTGGACGGACTTGAGCGTCAGCGTGGAACGGGCCAAGGACATGAAGAGGTACCAGAAAGTCAACCACTTCCCCGGAATGACGGAGATCTGCAGGAAGGATTTGCTCGCGCGGAACCTGAACCGTATGCTGAAGCTCTTCCCAAAGGATTACAATTTCTTCCCGAAGACCTGGTGTTTCCCAGCGGA CTACGGCGACGCGGTGGCCTACGCGAAGCTGAGACGCTCGAAGACCTTCATCGTCAAGCCCGACACCGGCTGCCAGGGCCGCGGAATCTACTTGACCAAGAACTTGAAGGACGTCAAGCCCACCGAACGTATGATATGCCAAGTGTACGTGGCCAGG CCTTTCCTGGTCGACGGTTACAAGTTCGACCTCCGCATCTACGCTCTGATCACCTCCTGCGATCCCCTGAGAGTGTACGTGTACAACGACGGCCTAGCCAG ATTCGCGACGAGCAGGTACAAGGAACCGAACGGACACAACACGTCGAACGTGTTCATGCACCTGACCAATTACGCCGTTAACAAGCACAGCCGAATGTACGTTATCGACGAGGAGGTTGGCAGTAAAAG GAAGATCTCCACCTTGAACAAGTGGCTGAGAACGAAGGACGTCGACGTGAATGAACTGTGCCAGAGGATCGACGagattataataaaaacgatTTCGGCCGCGTACCCGATCCTGAAGCACAGCTACCACACGTGTTTCCCTACGCACGACAAAACGTACGCGTGTTTCGAGCTGCTGGGCTTCGACGTGCTGATCGACTGGAAGCTGAAACCGTATCTTTTGGAG GTGAACCACTCGCCGAGTTTCCACACGGACGCGCAAATCGACAAGGACATAAAGGAGGGTTTGCTGATGGACACGTTCGCGATGCTGAACCTGCAGCAGTGCGACAAGAAGAAGATCATCGAGGAGGACAGGAAACGGGTCAGGGACCGATTGCTGCAGGGAATAAGCTGCAAGGAAGCCAG CACGAACGACGCGACGGCGATCGCGGCGAGGCTCGAGAAACCGGAAGAAGATTTTCTGGAGCGGCAGTTTCAATGGGAGGACGAGCACATGGGCAATTTCCGTCGGATCTATCCGTGCGCGGGCCTGGAGAAGTACGACTCGTTCTTCAAGCAGAACAGCATCTCCGTCTTCCAAGACACGGTGGCGTCGCGCGCCAGAGAGGAAGCCTCGAGGATCCAGAAGGAGGAGAGTGAGGTTCGTCCACTCCTCGGCGACGCGCGCGCCAGAAAAATAACGGTTCGGGGCTCGTTCGACGTCCAGGCGAAGCTCAAGGAACAAGAGAGCAAGAAGATGGCCGGGAAATCGAGCGACTCCAAGTTACATCCGGAGAGTCCGAACGTGGCGTACGGTCATAAGTCGGTGTCGACGTCCTCGGCGCCCTCCGGCAATCGGGAGGGGAGCAGATCGGCGGCTGCGGCGAAGAGACGGTCTGCGCCCTCGAAC ACGAAGAAACAACCGGCGAACACTTTGTATTCGTTCGAGCCGGAGATAATCTGCGAGTCCGAGGAACGGGAGCGCGTCACGGCGCTGGCTCAGCGCGACTTCCTGATCAAGAGCTACGGCATGCTCGAGCAAATCTACATGGCGATGAAAAGGAACGGCACGCTGCGGCCCATCGACGAGAAGAAGTACGGGCTGTACGGGAGACTCGGCTACAAGGAGAACGGGAGCAACGCCGCGGCTCTTTGTAGACAGAAATCTTACCGCCACCAGCAAAACGCGATGGAGACCGATTACTCGGCGCAGTATTCCTTGAAA
- the LOC116430152 gene encoding tubulin polyglutamylase TTLL13-like isoform X2, giving the protein MSVAGHNHKRPSTSNREREVAEKRDIANETIIGDSDVSGEARSCDVHRDRCKKLAVSDDSAERDRETTARETPAERKDEKADLSFADTDTESRKDNADGSSTKSKKKKKKRRRYLTICTSNCKYEAVRRVAARFGMKEVTEDSSWNLYWTDLSVSVERAKDMKRYQKVNHFPGMTEICRKDLLARNLNRMLKLFPKDYNFFPKTWCFPADYGDAVAYAKLRRSKTFIVKPDTGCQGRGIYLTKNLKDVKPTERMICQVYVARPFLVDGYKFDLRIYALITSCDPLRVYVYNDGLARFATSRYKEPNGHNTSNVFMHLTNYAVNKHSRMYVIDEEVGSKRKISTLNKWLRTKDVDVNELCQRIDEIIIKTISAAYPILKHSYHTCFPTHDKTYACFELLGFDVLIDWKLKPYLLEVNHSPSFHTDAQIDKDIKEGLLMDTFAMLNLQQCDKKKIIEEDRKRVRDRLLQGISCKEASTNDATAIAARLEKPEEDFLERQFQWEDEHMGNFRRIYPCAGLEKYDSFFKQNSISVFQDTVASRAREEASRIQKEESEVRPLLGDARARKITVRGSFDVQAKLKEQESKKMAGKSSDSKLHPESPNVAYGHKSVSTSSAPSGNREGSRSAAAAKRRSAPSNTKKQPANTLYSFEPEIICESEERERVTALAQRDFLIKSYGMLEQIYMAMKRNGTLRPIDEKKYGLYGRLGYKENGSNAAALCRQKSYRHQQNAMETDYSAQYSLKGRAPADDATITNTGKAIAHK; this is encoded by the exons ATGAGCGTCGCTGGGCACAACCACAAACGTCCCTCGACGTCGAATCGGGAACGGGAAGTCGCCGAGAAAAGAGATATCGCGAACGAGACGATCATCGGCGACTCCGATGTCAGCGGCGAGGCGCGATCGTGCGACGTTCACCGAGATCGGTGCAAGAAACTCGCGGTGTCCGACGATTCGGCTGAACGCGATCGAGAAACGACCGCTCGCGAAACTCCGGCCGAGAGAAAAGACGAGAAAG CCGATCTTTCGTTCGCGGACACCGACACGGAATCTCGCAAGGACAACGCGGACGGCTCTTCGACGaaatcgaagaagaagaagaagaagagacggAG GTATCTGACGATATGCACCAGCAACTGCAAATACGAAGCGGTGAGGCGGGTAGCGGCGCGTTTCGGGATGAAGGAGGTCACCGAGGACAGCAGCTGGAACCTCTATTGGACGGACTTGAGCGTCAGCGTGGAACGGGCCAAGGACATGAAGAGGTACCAGAAAGTCAACCACTTCCCCGGAATGACGGAGATCTGCAGGAAGGATTTGCTCGCGCGGAACCTGAACCGTATGCTGAAGCTCTTCCCAAAGGATTACAATTTCTTCCCGAAGACCTGGTGTTTCCCAGCGGA CTACGGCGACGCGGTGGCCTACGCGAAGCTGAGACGCTCGAAGACCTTCATCGTCAAGCCCGACACCGGCTGCCAGGGCCGCGGAATCTACTTGACCAAGAACTTGAAGGACGTCAAGCCCACCGAACGTATGATATGCCAAGTGTACGTGGCCAGG CCTTTCCTGGTCGACGGTTACAAGTTCGACCTCCGCATCTACGCTCTGATCACCTCCTGCGATCCCCTGAGAGTGTACGTGTACAACGACGGCCTAGCCAG ATTCGCGACGAGCAGGTACAAGGAACCGAACGGACACAACACGTCGAACGTGTTCATGCACCTGACCAATTACGCCGTTAACAAGCACAGCCGAATGTACGTTATCGACGAGGAGGTTGGCAGTAAAAG GAAGATCTCCACCTTGAACAAGTGGCTGAGAACGAAGGACGTCGACGTGAATGAACTGTGCCAGAGGATCGACGagattataataaaaacgatTTCGGCCGCGTACCCGATCCTGAAGCACAGCTACCACACGTGTTTCCCTACGCACGACAAAACGTACGCGTGTTTCGAGCTGCTGGGCTTCGACGTGCTGATCGACTGGAAGCTGAAACCGTATCTTTTGGAG GTGAACCACTCGCCGAGTTTCCACACGGACGCGCAAATCGACAAGGACATAAAGGAGGGTTTGCTGATGGACACGTTCGCGATGCTGAACCTGCAGCAGTGCGACAAGAAGAAGATCATCGAGGAGGACAGGAAACGGGTCAGGGACCGATTGCTGCAGGGAATAAGCTGCAAGGAAGCCAG CACGAACGACGCGACGGCGATCGCGGCGAGGCTCGAGAAACCGGAAGAAGATTTTCTGGAGCGGCAGTTTCAATGGGAGGACGAGCACATGGGCAATTTCCGTCGGATCTATCCGTGCGCGGGCCTGGAGAAGTACGACTCGTTCTTCAAGCAGAACAGCATCTCCGTCTTCCAAGACACGGTGGCGTCGCGCGCCAGAGAGGAAGCCTCGAGGATCCAGAAGGAGGAGAGTGAGGTTCGTCCACTCCTCGGCGACGCGCGCGCCAGAAAAATAACGGTTCGGGGCTCGTTCGACGTCCAGGCGAAGCTCAAGGAACAAGAGAGCAAGAAGATGGCCGGGAAATCGAGCGACTCCAAGTTACATCCGGAGAGTCCGAACGTGGCGTACGGTCATAAGTCGGTGTCGACGTCCTCGGCGCCCTCCGGCAATCGGGAGGGGAGCAGATCGGCGGCTGCGGCGAAGAGACGGTCTGCGCCCTCGAAC ACGAAGAAACAACCGGCGAACACTTTGTATTCGTTCGAGCCGGAGATAATCTGCGAGTCCGAGGAACGGGAGCGCGTCACGGCGCTGGCTCAGCGCGACTTCCTGATCAAGAGCTACGGCATGCTCGAGCAAATCTACATGGCGATGAAAAGGAACGGCACGCTGCGGCCCATCGACGAGAAGAAGTACGGGCTGTACGGGAGACTCGGCTACAAGGAGAACGGGAGCAACGCCGCGGCTCTTTGTAGACAGAAATCTTACCGCCACCAGCAAAACGCGATGGAGACCGATTACTCGGCGCAGTATTCCTTGAAA